In Flammeovirgaceae bacterium, the sequence CCGGATTAACCATTGGCCAGGTAAATGGCTTTAAAGAGATTAGCCACTCAGGCGCCACAGCGGGCTACCGGGCCTGGCTGGCGTACTATCCTGAAAAGAAATTATCGGTTGCCATCCTGAGTAACGATGGAAGCTTCAATCCTGCACGGGCAGGCCGTAACATTGCCGAAGTGTTTTTGGGAAAGCAACCCGAAGTAAAAATTGCCGAACCCACACGGTTTATTGAACTATCCGAAACTGAAGCTAAACGCTATGAAGGCTTTTTCCGCATCATTGATCAGGATTATGTTATAAAAGTTGATAACAACCAGGGTAAACTCAGCATTAAAGGCGATCCGGTAAAGGCGGTGCATCCGGATACCCTGTACTTGGGCAGACTCGGATGGTTGATTTCTACTTCTAATGGATTGTTGCTAAAAACTCCCGGACGAACAGAGAATCTTGTTCGAACCAGTGCTCCACCCTCAAGCCTGAAAGAACTAAGTGTGTACACGGGAACGTACACCAGTGCCGATGCCGATGCCACCTTCCGCATTGAAGCGAAAGAAGGACACCTGCTGGTTCATCGGAAGCCAGGCGACTCATTTAAACTGCAGCCCATTTTCAAAGACGGCTTTCGCACCGATGATTTTTCAGTTTTTGAATTTACCCGCGATAAACGCGGAACAATTACCGGTTTTTTGGTGACTTTATCCCGTGCCAAAAATGTTCCGTTCAGAAAAAAAAATCCATAGTATCAGTTTATAGTAATGCGATTCAGCAAGCCGGTAACAACAAACAGGGCCAGGTATAAAATTTAACCAAAAAATAATACTCCTCTCTCCATCCATATTAATAAAATGCCTATTATATTTGCCCGCCTGATTGGTAATGCAAACCAAAAAAGTCATATTATCACTCCTCCTTTTATTGAATTACTTTGCTGGTATTTCTTCGGATTTAGCCTCTAGTTCAAAGGACAGGCTGGCACCACTTACAGAAGAAACTGTCTTTCAAAGTGCCTCCATTGAGAGCACAACGCAAGCATTGAAAGTTGAATTTGATTCAGAGCCTTGCGTTCGCTCAAAAACTATTTTTTGCAGTCCTGTTATTATTTCAATTGTCATCCAGGAAGTTTCTTTACTTCCACAAGTCTGTTTTGGATTTCCAGACAACGTTTCGCACTCAGTTCACTCGGTCAGTTCAGTAAGTACCACTGTTCTTTTAAGAAAACTACGTCTTTAATTACGTATCTTCTTTAGCTCCCGTGTAATGACTTAATCTGTCATTACTCCTCAATTCCTTTTACTAATTTTTTTTAACATGAAACTAATGGTAATAGCTATTATCATGTCGGTTATTATACCGACAGGGTATGGGCAACAAACACTGTCCCTCCAATATAATGAGGCGAAATCAAGGCTCATGAATGAGAACTTGGCGCTGCTTGCGTCATATTACAATGTCAACATCGCCAAAGCTGAGGTGAAGCAAGCTAAACTTTGGAATAATCCGTATTTCATCTTCAATGGCGATCTCTATTCAAACGAAACAAACGAGTATTTTCATTTCAGAAATCAGCACCTGCTTCAAATTGAACAAACATTTTCGTATGCGGGCAAGCATACCAACAATGTAAAACTAGCGCGCATCGGTGTTGAAATGGCTGAAAAGCAACTGGAGGATGTGATGCGCTGTTTACTTTTCGAAATGGGCAACATCTACAATAATTTAGCTGCGCTTCAGGAAAAACAGGGACTTTACAATCAGGTTATCTCGAATTATGACCGCTTGATGGAAGCAACCCGTAAACAATTACAGGTGGGTGCTATCTCGTTAACGGAGGCCTTGCGTTTAGAGTCTGAGTACATAGCGGTAAAAGCAGAGGCACTTCAAAATTACAACGACATGGAAAGAGCTATGGCTGATTTGCGGACCATGCTAAGGCTTCCTGAAAATACATTGATTAGAGTTGAACTAAAACCTCCGCTGCTAGTTCAAACGTTCGATTCGTTAAGTCTCTCCGATCAAGCTATTAGCATTCGACCTGATTTGGAAGCCATGAAAATCAGCAAGCGATACCAGGAAAGAAATTTAAAACTTCAAAAATCGATAGCTGTACCGGATGTGAAGCTGGCGTACCAACCCCGCGATCGGGGCAGTAACTACGTTAGGCCCTATCAAGGGTTTAACGTTGAATTTGCTGTTCCATTGTTTGATCGTAACCAGGGACGAATTCAATCGGCAGAGTTTAGTGTAAAAAAAATTGTTCTTGAAATTGAACAAATGGAAAACCGGGTCCGAAATGAGGTAATGGCTGCTTACAAACGTTACAAAAATTCCAGCATTGGCCTCACCAACTATAAGCCGGAGTTTATTAACCAAATCAGGCAATTGAATGAAAGTACCAATCAAAATTTCCAAAAAAGAAATATCAGTCTGCTGGAGTTTATTGACCAGCAGCGGATTTTTATTCTTACCAACATTCAACTGATTGAATTGAGGCAACAATACTTAAACAATGTAAATGAATTAAACTTCACCGTAGGCACTACCGTGATTGAAAACTGAAAATAACATAATTATGAAAAATCTGATTTATCCATTTGTCTGTATCTCATTGCTTTTGCTTTCATGCGATAAACACGAGGATTCAACGGTTGTAGCCTCCGAGCAGCCTAAAAACAACATTACCTTCACGGCCGATCAAATGAAAGAAATAAGCATTGAAAAAGCCAGCCTTATTCCGGTTTCTGAAGAATTTACGGCTGTTGGTGAAGTGAGTTTTGATGAAGACAACGTAGTCAGAATCTATCCAATTGTTAGCGGCTCTGTCGATAAAGTAAGTGTTTCGCTTGGCGACTATGTGCAGCGCGGGCAATTACTTGCCACTCTACTAAGTACGGACATTACAACGTTTCAAAGAGATTACAATGTAGCTAAGGCAGACCTTGAAGTAGCTGAGAAAAATATGAGCCGGGCCAATGATTTGTATTCAAGCGGCATGATGTCAGAAAAAGATTTTGCTGAAGCTAAGAAAGACTATACTAATGCAACTTCCGATTTTAATGAGAAAAAGCAAATTCTTGAATTATACGGTGGTTCTTCCGATAGGCTGGACGCTGTTTTTCGTGTAGTAGCACCCCGGTCAGGATACATTGTGGAAAGAAACATTAATGAAGGAACACAAATCCGTACTGATAATAACACAGCTATACTTACAATTTCAGACTTAAAAACAGTTTGGATTTGGGCCAACGTCCATGAAAGCGACATGTCAAAGGTAAAAGTTGGTGATAATGTTTCAGTGAAGACTATTGCTTATCCTGAAAAAACCTTTACCGGAAAAATAAGCACTATCGGGACCATGCTCGATCAGGCTTCTCGCGTGATTCGTGTTCGCACAGAGTTAAACAATGAAGATGGTTTGTTAAAACCTGAAATGTTTGCAACAGTCACAATCACTTCTCAAACCAGTGAAAAAGTTTTGGCTGTCCCTCAGCGCGCATTAGTGCTTGAAAACAATAATTACTATGTCATGAAAGAGGTGCAAGCCAACACCTTTGCAAAGGTACAGGTCACTATTGGTAGAAAATTCAGTGATTTTGCTGAGGTAACCGTTGGATTGCAGCCGGATGACCGAATAGTAGTAAAAGGGTCCTTATTCGCTGTGAACGCTTATAATTTAAACTAACTGCCTTACACAATTTAGACCATGAATAATTTTATAAAAGGCATTATTGGTTTTTCACTAAAAAACAAAGCCTTGGTATTTCTGGGCACTGTAGTGGTTATCGCTGCCGGTATTCGTAGTTTTCTTCTTACACCAATCGAGGCATTTCCTGATGTAATCAACACACGCGTTGTAATTATAACGCAATGGCCGGGACGCAGCGCGGAAGAATTGGAAAAATTCGTAACAATTCCGATAGAAACGGAAATGAATGTAGTGCCCGATAAAACCAGCCTCCGGTCCATCTCACTTTTTGGGCTCTCTGTTGTAACGATCTTCTTCGAAGATCATGTTACTGATTTTACTGCACGGCAATTGGTATTCAATCAACTTCAGAACATGTCGCTACCGGAAGGAGCCGATGTAGAAGTGCAGCCGCCATCGGGGCCAACCGGTGAAATATATCGCTATACATTATTGGGGCCAGGACGAACCGTTCGCCAGTTAAAGGAAATTCAGGATTGGGTAATCGACAAGCGTATTAAAGCTGTTCCGGGAGTTGCTGACGTAATAAGTTTTGGCGGAGAAGTGAAAACGTACGAAGTAACATTAAACCCAAACTTACTTTCTTCATACAATTTCAGCGCTGAAGATGTCTTTATCGCTTTACATAAAAACAACAGTAACGTAGGTGGTGACGTAATCGAAGGCGGCTCTCAAACGTACCTTGTTCGTGGCCTTGGTTTAGTTAACAACATACAAGACATCGAATCCATCATTATTCAAAATGTTAATGGCACACCCATTCGTATTAAAGATGTTGCCAACGTGAATGAGTCATACCTGCCAAGGCTGGGCAAGGTGGGAAGAGGTTCTGAAGAAGATGTTGTTGAGGGAATTGTTCTATTAAGAAAAGGAGAAAATCCAAGTGCGGTTCTCAAGGAGTTAAATAAAACAATCGATGATTTGAATGAACGGGTATTGCCGGATGGGGTAACGATCAATGTTTTCTATGATCGAACAAACCTCGTTAACCTCACCATTCATACCGTTACTGAAAACCTGGTGGTAGGAATGCTTTTAGTAACGTTTATACTTGCCATCTTTTTACTCGACTGGCGAACCACTGTTATTGTTGCCATCATTATTCCGCTGGCGTTGTTGTTTGCTTTTATCTGCATGAAGATTAAAGGGATGTCGGCTAATCTTTTATCAATCGGTGCTATCGACTTTGGAATTATCATTGATGGAGCCGTGGTGATGGTTGAAGGTATCTTTGTTTATCTCGCCCACAAGCAGCATGAAATGGGTTTTGATAAATTCAGCAAAGCCTCAAAATATGGAATGGTGAAAGATGTATCGGTAGAAATGGGTAAGCCAATTCTATTCTCAAAGCTTATCATTATTACTGCGCTCATTCCAATTTTCGCCTTCCAAAAAGTTGAAGGCAAAATGTTTTCTCCTTTAGCGTATACAATGGGCTTTGCCCTCTTGGGTGCATTGATTTTTACGTTAACGCTGGTTCCGCTTCTCTGTAAGCTGTTGTTAAATAAAAATGTTCGCGAGAAGGATAACAAAATAGTAAAGGGGCTAGAAAATTTGTATAAGCCAACACTGCTTTGGTCGTTGAATAAGCCCAGAAATAGCATTTTACTTGCGGTTGCCATTCTGGCCTTAAGCCTTGGTGTCGGAACATTTCTTGGAACTGAGTTCTTACCACAACTCAATGAAGGTTCAGTTTATGTGCGGGCTAGCATGCCTCAAAGCATCGCATTCTCACAGGCGAATGAGGTTTCAGCCAAAATGAGAAAGGTCTTCGAAAAATACCCGGAAGTACGCGGTGTTATCTCACAGAATGGAAGGCCTAATGACGGCACCGATCCGACAGGGTTTTTCAATGTAGAATTCTTTGTGGACTTGTATCAAAAGGGCGAATGGCAAAGAGACATCTCTAAGGAAGAACTTATTCATCAAATGCAAAGTGAGTTAGCTGGCAAATTTCCTGGAATTGTTTTTGGGTTTTCTCAGCCGATTTCAGATAACGTACAGGAAGCAGTTTCCGGTGTGAAAGGCGAAATGGCCATCAAGATTTTTGGCGATAACCTGGCAAAACTTGAAAAGATGGCAGATAGTGTTCGTGCTATAATGGAAACAGTTGAAGGAGTACAGGACCTTGGAATTTTCAAGAGCCTTGGTCAACCCGAACTGCGTATTGAACTGGATCGCGAAAAAATGGCACGTTATGGTGCAAGTGTAGCGGAGGCCAATAATATTATCGAGATGGCCATTGGTGGCAAGAAAGTTTCAACTTTTTATGAGGGTGAACGCAGATTCGACATTCGTGTCCGGTACTCGCCTGAATTCCGTAAAAGCGAAAAAGAAATTGGCAAGCTGCTGGTTCCTTGCTCAAATGGAACTAAAATCCCACTTCGCGAAATTGCCGACATTAAACTACAAAACGGACCCGCCTTTGTTTATCGTGAGGGCAACTTAAGGTTCATCCCAATTAAATTTTCAGTTCGAGGCCGTGACCTGGGTAGTACCATTGCTGACGCACAACGAAAAGTTGGCGATCAGATAAAGCTTGATAAAGGCTATTCTATGAGTTGGAATGGCGAATTTGAAAATCAAGTTCGCGCATCAAACCAATTAAAGGTGGTAGTTCCTATTTCCATACTACTCATTTTTATGTGGTTGTTTTTTATGTTCAATTCCGCTAAAGACGCCACCATTGTATTGCTAAATGTTCCGTTCGCCATTATCGGTGGAGTATTAGGATTGTTTTTTACGGGCATAAATTTCAGTATTTCAGCTGGTGTGGGGTTCATAGCACTTTTTGGAGTCTGTGTACAAAACGGTGTTATCCTGGTGGCTGTTTTCAATAAATATGTACAAATGGGTGTGCCGCTTGTGCAGGCAATTACTCAGGGCGCTATGAGTCGCGTAAGGCCAGTAGTAATGACCGCGTTGATGGCCGGATTAGGTTTGATGCCCGCGGCTCTCTCTTCCGGAATTGGTTCTGAGACACAAAAACCATTGGCAGTAGTTGTCATCTGCGGGCTGGTATCAGCCACCATTCTCACGTTGATAACACTTCCTGCAATATACTATTTATGGAACAAGTCTGCTGTTAGCTGGACGGTGGAAGAAAATGATGAAAAAGATTTTGAGGATTATGAAACATAATATACAAGTAAACAAATATAAAAGCTGACTTATGAAAAAAGTACTGTCAATAATCGCCTTACTGTTTCTGGTGTATAGTGGCGAAACTTTAGCTCAGGAAAAAAAAGAAATGACCCCTGGTGAAAAAATATTGGCCGAGGCAGAACCTAAAAAAACGTTTGATAAAAAGTTCAGGTGGGGCATAAGCTGGAATCAATATTGGGGTATAATAACGGGAGATGGTTTACCTGAAGATTATTTTGCAAAGCCTTGCATTGGCTTCAACCTTCGTGCAGAATACTATCCGTTGCCATTTCTTGGTATTGGCGCAGGGTTCGGTGTTCAGCAACGTGGGGCGGGAATTAAAAACCCTGATTTCTATGGTGGTCCTTTTACCCACCCGTGGGAACCAAATTATGACCCCGACTCAACCTACCGCGAACGCTTGCGGATGAATACTATTGAGATTCCTGTAACCGTGTTATTAAGAACACCCAACGATGTCATCAAAGGAGTTCGGGTAAGCGGAGCTGCAGGGGTTGTATTTATCAAGAATGATTATGTAAAGAAATTCTTCCACAAACCTGAAGATGGCTTCCATAGCATAACCGATGTGTCGTCCGACTATATTAAAAACGATTTAGGATACCAGGTGTCATTGGGAGCCGATATTGATGCGGCAGGATCCTGTATTCTGCAGGTGCACCTTGTGTACACCAAAGGCACGAAGAATATTTACAAAGTGGAATCTGGTGATGGTCGGGCCGAAACCTACGGATTTAGAGTTGCTTGGCTTTATTGATGAAATGAAGAGGAATATTTTTGCACTATTTATCTTCTACTCATGTAATCTGTTTGCCCAGGATCAACTAAATGAACTGACTGTGGACAGACCGGGAATAGCAGAATCTCCTTATACAGTGCGCCCGGGAATGTTTCAATTGGAGACCGGACTTGACTACTATGACAGGTTGGGCGGGGAAATCTTTTTTCTGCCGGTTTCTCTCTTTCGTGTTGGGTTGAGTGAAAACTCGGAGTTTAGAATTTCTGCAAAAAATGTAACAAATAACACCTTTGATGAAAGTATGGCAGGTATTTCACCTGTTTCTTTAGGAATCAAGACCCATATCATTCACCAAAACGGATGGAGACCCGAAACGGATATATTAGTAAATGTGATCGTTCCAATAGGAAACTCACCGCTTCAGCCCGGCAAATTAGGTCATGAGGTACTCCTGCTTTTTCAAAATGACTTTTCTGAAAAGTATGCTATTAACTATAATGTGGGTTTGATCTGGGATGGGTTTTCGGAAGAAAGTATCTTTACAACTTCCTTGTGTTTCAATTATTTGCCTACAGAAAAAATAGGTCTGTTTGCAGAATATTTTAATTTCATCAGGTATCGTGATGCTGAAGAGTTTGGCATTGATGGCGGACTTACCTACCTGCTGCATCCACACATACAGGCTGATGCTTCAGTGGGATTTAGTTGGGTTGATCAGGAAATATGTTACTTCATTTCAACCGGACTTTCATTCAGGGTTGTCAGGAGTAAACCCAAACTACAACATTGAAACAAGATTTGAACTTGGCCCAAACTCCTTTGTTTTGTATATCGCTATTCTTACAGGTGCTAAATAAAGCTTAAGTAGCCCACCGAACCCAGTAGCCGGCTAATGACAGTGAACTGGGTTTATAGCATACCATACAAATCAATTTTCTATGCCCATAGCCGCTACATTGCAGGAAATTTAGCAAGGCTATATCCATAGAGGCAGCAACGAGCGTTACATAATCAACGACAGCAGAGCGAAGGCTTATCGTTGTGCTAATTCTCACTTTGAAGAGCAGTAAACAGACCCGTTCATCTCTCGCTTTAATTCACTCCGCCTCATTCTATGTTCATTACACGGCCAGAGTTTTTCTGGCTGCATATTGTGATTTCATTTTTTTTTATGGTGTTTAACTTTTAAAGCCATTCTTTCAATTATGATCGTGTTTCACTACCTCACAACAGACCGATTTCTTTTCCAAAAAACCAGGAATGGAATACCCGAGAGCAGAATCATCAAGAGGACAATCAAATCAAGGTGGTCAGTAATTCCGGGAAAAGATTTTCCCAACAAATATCCCGATGAAATCATCGGTATAACCCAACAAACCGCGCCAAGCAAGTTATAGAAAAGGAATTTTTTAAAGTCGATTCGAACAATTCCGGCCAGAATAGGTACGAACGTTCTTACAAGGGGCAAAAACCTGCCAACGATAAACGCCATCATACCGTATTTCTGATAAAATCGTTTTGTGATTTCGATGTAACTCTTCCTGTAAAAGAAATTTTCTTTCCGTTGATGCAGATAACCTTTCGCCCAAAAACCAAATCCATACCCAACAGTTGTTCCACCAAAAGCAGCTGCAACAACAGTTGTGATAAGTAGCCATAGCGGAAATGGCAGATATGGACTTCCGCAAAGAAGGCCGGCTACAAATAGCAGTGAGTCACCAGGCAGGAAAAAGCCAAAGAATAGCCCGGTCTCAGCGAAAATAATGAAGAGCAATAAGCCTATTCCGCCATACTCTATGATTGTTTCAGGTCTCAATAAATCCGTTAGAAAAATTTCCATTCTTAATAATGTGTTATGATCGTGGTGAACAGGGACGGATCAGACGACCCTCCTTAGCGATACATTGAAGACAGATGCAGTTAGCTAAGGAGCATGAATGGAAGTAAAAACATAGTACACATTCCGCAGATAGGTGTTTGTGAAGAACCCTTTCAATGAAATCAATTTGATTTCATTGATGAGGAACGTAAATCGATTGGATATCCATTCCGGGTGTATAGTTCTGAAGACTAATGTACCGGGAGCCGTGCCACTCTCCGTATAGCGAACCTGAGCTGGTGACACAAGAATACCCTTGCACGAAATGCCAACTTGCGATTGGTCAGACACGAACGTGCCGCTGGAAGGACTAAAGAGAATAGCAATAGAAAAGATAAAAGCAATAAGCAAAACTCCTGCTATGTTACGCGGTGCGTAGAACTTTATTGGAACAAATCTTTGAACGCCAGCAATGCAGGACGGGTGCTGTGTAATGGGTTGTGTGAAAGAGTTGTTCATGATAGCTCAGAAATTTATCTCACCTACAGGCTCCTTATATTCACCTTCCCATCGTGCTATCACAATTGTTGCGAGACAATTCCCTATGAGGTTAACTGCAGTTCGGGCCATGTCCATTAACTCATCAATACCAAGAATGGCCATTACTGGCCACAAGGGAAGACCAAAAGATGTTACAGTGCCCGCCAGAATCACCAATGAAGCACGGGGTACTCCGGCTATCCCCTTACTGGTAAGCATGAGGCTGAAAATCATCAGCACTTGTTCTCCTGTACTTAAGTCAATGCCTGCTGCCTGCGCTGTAAAAATAGAAGCCAGGGAAAGGTAAAGTGTGCTGCCGTCCAGGTTGAACGTATAACCGGTTGGCAGTACAAAGGATGCGATTTTGCGGGGAACACCAAGCTTCTCCATGTTCTCCAGCGCCTTTGGTAGCGCAGCCTCGGACGCTGTTGTTGCGAACGCAATCGAAGCAGGTTCAGCAACCGCCTTTATAAATTTCCTAATTGGTGCTTTAACCCACAACGCCACGGGAAGTAACACGATGAGGATAAAAGCAAACAAAGCGCCATAAAGCGTAACCAATAATTTAAGGAGGGAAGTCAATATACCGATGCCGAGGTGGCCCACCGTAACAGCAATTGCTGCGCCCACGCCTATTGGAGCAAAGTACATGATGATCCGGGTGAACTTGAACATGGTTTCAGCAAGGCTTTCCGAAAAATGCAGGATTGGTTTTCGCTTTTCTTCACTTACAAGCGCAAGCGCAATACCAAATAATACGCTGAAAACTACAATGGGCAGCACATCACCATGGTAGATCGATTTTGCAATATTCTCAGGAAAAATATGCAGTATCATATCTTGCCATGTTTGGGCTTTTACTTGCGGCAATTCCTGGTGAAAATCTTTTGGCAATTCAATTCCTTTACCCGCACCGGTAAGGTTAATGGCAATTACTCCGATGAGCAATGCGATGGTAGTTACAACCTCAAAATAAAGCAATGATCGCCATCCCATGCGGCCTACCTGGCGAATGTCGGAGTGGCCTGCGATGCCAACCACCAGTGTGGCAAATAAAATGGGAGCAATAACCGTTTTGATCAGGGTCAGGAATATCTTACTCAAGATTTGAAGATTCTGGGCAAAAGAGGGAAAATGAATCCCTGTCTCGGTACCGATTATCATAGCGACCAATATCCATGTCGTTAGCGAACCCTTTCGTAAGGCGTATCCGATGAGGGCTATCCAGGCAAGAAAACGACTCACGGTGAGCAGTGAATCGGGTATATCCATTACATAATAGGCAATACCATGTAATACAGAAGCTATTCCTGTTAGGATTAAAAACAGTATGAGAAATTTCTCTTTCATCGGTTTGGTGAGGGTGAATAAGAAGAGCCGGCCTGAAGTATTTCCTTCTTGCTATTGACCCTCTCCTTTAGTTTTACAACAAGCAGATACATAACAGGCACAAACACCAGCGTCAGAAAAGTGCCGAAAACAATACCGAAAATCATTGTCCATGAGAGCGGTCCCCAAAAAGCCACATTATCACCGCCAAAGAATATGTGTGGATTGAACTCGGTAAACAACGTAACAAAATCAATGTTAAAACCCACCGCGAGCGGAACCAGCCCCAATGTCGCTGCCATAGCCGTCAGAATAACCGGTGTCATTCTAGTTTTGGATGCTTCAACGATAGCCTCTTTTAAAGGAACCCCACGGCTGATCAGCAAATCCGTGAACTCCACCAGCAAGATTCCGTTCCGCACCACGATACCTGCCAGCGCCATAATACCTACTCCCGACATGACAATAGATATTTCCATCCTGAATAGTGAAAAGCCGATAAGCACACCGATGACACTCAGTACTATTTCAGCCATAATAATTAATGGCTTGCTGGTGGAGTTGAACTGAATAACCAGAATCATGAAGATCAAGCCAAGCGCAATCAAGAAGGCGACATTGAGAAATGATGCAGTCTCTGCCTGATCCGCCTGTTCACCAGTCATTTTTACCGTAACTCCATCCGGCACAGTAAACGATTCAAGACGTTCGTTGATTTCAGACACAACAACATTTGTGTTGTATCCGGTTAGTACATTGGATGAAAGTGTGATCACGCGCTTCAAGTCAATCCTGGTTATACCTGCATAGCTGTTGGAATAGTCGGTAGTAGCCATCGATGACAATGGCACCTGACGAACAACACCACCCATGCTCATATCCCTGTAGGTAATTGGAATGTTCATCAACGTATTGATATCATTGCGTTGATCTTCGCGAATTCTCAATTGTATCGGGTAATCATCATTTTCATCCCGGAATTTTGAAACCTCGGCCCCGTAAATTGCTGTCCGTAACGTAGCCCCGATTTGTTGAGTGGAAATACCTTCACGGTTTGCCTTTTCACGGTCTATCGAGACAGTGATTTCCGGCTTGTCGCTTTGAAAGTCCGATTTCAGTTCCTCGACACCGGGTACCTGCAGCGAATCCAGGTAACGTTTCAGGTTTGATGCTGTCTGCGTCAGCAATCCAAAGTCGTCTGCTGCGATCTCGATATTGACGGGCTTTCCGGTTGGCGGTCCATTTTGTTCCTGGCTTACCGTTATCTCGGCACCCTTTATATTTCTGACAGCATTTCTTATTTCATTCAGGTAGATGGCGGTGGATTTTCCGTCACGCCTTGCAAATTTTACAAACGCCACAGAAACTTTACCAAGATGCGGACTGGCTTGCGTGCCCCCGTCAAACGGATTTTCGCTCGCACCTATCGCCACGTTCGAGATCACCGATTCAACAATGCTGTTATCTTTCCCAACAGCACTAATGACGCGCTCTTCAACAACTTTGGTGACCGAGTCAGTCACCCGTTGATCTGTACCAATGGGCATTCTAACGTACGCAAAGATGAAGTTCGGATCTCCTTGCGGAAAAAAAACAACCGGGGGTTTGCGTATTGCCGTAAACACAATAGAAAACACAAACAGAAAAACAACGCCACTCACTACCATAACCGGACGCCATCCCTGCAGACACCAAAACAAGATATCTTTATATGTTGATTGAATGCGTGGCCATAGATTGTTCTGAAACCTGAAAATGAGTTTTCCGATTAAGAGATGGTACAGCACATAAAGAAGTACTAGAAATACTAGAAAATTACCGAAGCCTGTCCAGCCGATCAGATAGGATACCAAAGCCATCGTGCCAAAGATTGCACCAACCGCTTTGAAACCATTTGGTATCCGACCGGGCGCATTGTTGCCTGAATGATGTGGGCGCATGAAATCCGCAGCAAAAACGGGATTCATGATATACGCCACCAAAAGCGAAGCAAGTAAAGCGACAATTAGTGTAATGGGAAGGAAGACCATAAACTTGCCGATTACTCCGGGCCAGAAAGCCAATGGAATAAAGGGAGCAAGTACCACCAATGTTCCTGAAAGCACCGGTAAAAATACTTCCCCTGCTGCCACCTTGGCCGCCTGGCGGATAGGAACCTTACCATTATCATAAATGCGATGCGTATTTTCAATGACCACAATAGCATCATCCACCACAATGCCGAGCGCCAGCAGGAATGCAAACAGGGTCATCAGGTTTAAGGTAAAGCCCAATGACGGAAAAACCAGGAAAGCGATAAAACTGG encodes:
- a CDS encoding transporter, producing the protein MMVGPKPTDLELLGFIDEMKRNIFALFIFYSCNLFAQDQLNELTVDRPGIAESPYTVRPGMFQLETGLDYYDRLGGEIFFLPVSLFRVGLSENSEFRISAKNVTNNTFDESMAGISPVSLGIKTHIIHQNGWRPETDILVNVIVPIGNSPLQPGKLGHEVLLLFQNDFSEKYAINYNVGLIWDGFSEESIFTTSLCFNYLPTEKIGLFAEYFNFIRYRDAEEFGIDGGLTYLLHPHIQADASVGFSWVDQEICYFISTGLSFRVVRSKPKLQH
- a CDS encoding outer membrane beta-barrel protein — encoded protein: MKKVLSIIALLFLVYSGETLAQEKKEMTPGEKILAEAEPKKTFDKKFRWGISWNQYWGIITGDGLPEDYFAKPCIGFNLRAEYYPLPFLGIGAGFGVQQRGAGIKNPDFYGGPFTHPWEPNYDPDSTYRERLRMNTIEIPVTVLLRTPNDVIKGVRVSGAAGVVFIKNDYVKKFFHKPEDGFHSITDVSSDYIKNDLGYQVSLGADIDAAGSCILQVHLVYTKGTKNIYKVESGDGRAETYGFRVAWLY
- a CDS encoding TolC family protein: MNENLALLASYYNVNIAKAEVKQAKLWNNPYFIFNGDLYSNETNEYFHFRNQHLLQIEQTFSYAGKHTNNVKLARIGVEMAEKQLEDVMRCLLFEMGNIYNNLAALQEKQGLYNQVISNYDRLMEATRKQLQVGAISLTEALRLESEYIAVKAEALQNYNDMERAMADLRTMLRLPENTLIRVELKPPLLVQTFDSLSLSDQAISIRPDLEAMKISKRYQERNLKLQKSIAVPDVKLAYQPRDRGSNYVRPYQGFNVEFAVPLFDRNQGRIQSAEFSVKKIVLEIEQMENRVRNEVMAAYKRYKNSSIGLTNYKPEFINQIRQLNESTNQNFQKRNISLLEFIDQQRIFILTNIQLIELRQQYLNNVNELNFTVGTTVIEN
- a CDS encoding efflux RND transporter periplasmic adaptor subunit; protein product: MKNLIYPFVCISLLLLSCDKHEDSTVVASEQPKNNITFTADQMKEISIEKASLIPVSEEFTAVGEVSFDEDNVVRIYPIVSGSVDKVSVSLGDYVQRGQLLATLLSTDITTFQRDYNVAKADLEVAEKNMSRANDLYSSGMMSEKDFAEAKKDYTNATSDFNEKKQILELYGGSSDRLDAVFRVVAPRSGYIVERNINEGTQIRTDNNTAILTISDLKTVWIWANVHESDMSKVKVGDNVSVKTIAYPEKTFTGKISTIGTMLDQASRVIRVRTELNNEDGLLKPEMFATVTITSQTSEKVLAVPQRALVLENNNYYVMKEVQANTFAKVQVTIGRKFSDFAEVTVGLQPDDRIVVKGSLFAVNAYNLN
- a CDS encoding efflux RND transporter permease subunit, translating into MNNFIKGIIGFSLKNKALVFLGTVVVIAAGIRSFLLTPIEAFPDVINTRVVIITQWPGRSAEELEKFVTIPIETEMNVVPDKTSLRSISLFGLSVVTIFFEDHVTDFTARQLVFNQLQNMSLPEGADVEVQPPSGPTGEIYRYTLLGPGRTVRQLKEIQDWVIDKRIKAVPGVADVISFGGEVKTYEVTLNPNLLSSYNFSAEDVFIALHKNNSNVGGDVIEGGSQTYLVRGLGLVNNIQDIESIIIQNVNGTPIRIKDVANVNESYLPRLGKVGRGSEEDVVEGIVLLRKGENPSAVLKELNKTIDDLNERVLPDGVTINVFYDRTNLVNLTIHTVTENLVVGMLLVTFILAIFLLDWRTTVIVAIIIPLALLFAFICMKIKGMSANLLSIGAIDFGIIIDGAVVMVEGIFVYLAHKQHEMGFDKFSKASKYGMVKDVSVEMGKPILFSKLIIITALIPIFAFQKVEGKMFSPLAYTMGFALLGALIFTLTLVPLLCKLLLNKNVREKDNKIVKGLENLYKPTLLWSLNKPRNSILLAVAILALSLGVGTFLGTEFLPQLNEGSVYVRASMPQSIAFSQANEVSAKMRKVFEKYPEVRGVISQNGRPNDGTDPTGFFNVEFFVDLYQKGEWQRDISKEELIHQMQSELAGKFPGIVFGFSQPISDNVQEAVSGVKGEMAIKIFGDNLAKLEKMADSVRAIMETVEGVQDLGIFKSLGQPELRIELDREKMARYGASVAEANNIIEMAIGGKKVSTFYEGERRFDIRVRYSPEFRKSEKEIGKLLVPCSNGTKIPLREIADIKLQNGPAFVYREGNLRFIPIKFSVRGRDLGSTIADAQRKVGDQIKLDKGYSMSWNGEFENQVRASNQLKVVVPISILLIFMWLFFMFNSAKDATIVLLNVPFAIIGGVLGLFFTGINFSISAGVGFIALFGVCVQNGVILVAVFNKYVQMGVPLVQAITQGAMSRVRPVVMTALMAGLGLMPAALSSGIGSETQKPLAVVVICGLVSATILTLITLPAIYYLWNKSAVSWTVEENDEKDFEDYET